A region from the Triticum aestivum cultivar Chinese Spring chromosome 3D, IWGSC CS RefSeq v2.1, whole genome shotgun sequence genome encodes:
- the LOC123075157 gene encoding uncharacterized protein — MATTAGGRSPAMSMKLLVHTKAGRVLFAEAGKDVVDFLFSLLALPVGTAVGLLGRRSMPGSAGDLYASVQRLDADYLLPGADIDALLRPAVPSNISLLCLPGPSSSAASKRVFWCGEDHSRSYCYIYAPPPPPPPPPQHNYVTEASGGACPACAKPMTKEMRWARSDSGGSGQAAVSAATGRAKGFVQGVVTYTVTDNLTVTPMSAISSITLLNTFRVRDLSALQEKIVRIGYKEGLAILKASLQSKTVLTDVFLAHKATRLHDRLPKLGSLLSALVAVLGVLLLCNAGYEFLPQLIIN; from the exons ATGGCGACCACCGCCGGCGGGAGGAGCCCCGCGATGAGCATGAAGCTGCTGGTGCACACCAAGGCGGGGCGCGTGCTGTTCGCGGAGGCCGGCAAGGACGTCGTCGActtcctcttctccctcctcgcccTGCCCGTCGGCACCGCCGTCGGCCTGCTCGGGAGGCGCTCCATGCCCGGCAGCGCCGGCGACCTCTACGCCAGCGTCCAGAGGCTCGACGCCGACTACCTCCTGCCCGGCGCCGACATCGACGCGCTCCTCCGCCCCGCCGTCCCCTCCAACATCTCCCTCCTCTGCTTGCCCGGCCCGTCGTCGTCGGCCGCGTCCAAGCGAGTCTTCTGGTGCGGCGAGGACCACAGCCGCAGCTACTGCTACatctacgccccccccccccccccccccccccccccccagcacaaCTACGTGACGGAGGCGAGCGGTGGCGCGTGTCCAGCCTGCGCCAAGCCGATGACGAAGGAGATGCGCTGGGCGCGGTCCGACTCCGGCGGCTCTGGGCAGGCGGCGGTCTCCGCCGCCACGGGAAGGGCCAAAGGGTTCGTGCAGGGCGTCGTGACGTACACGGTCACGGACAACCTCACCGTGACCCCCATGTCCGCCATCTCCAGCATCACCCTGCTCAACACCTTCCGCGTCAGGGACCTCAGCGCGCTACAGGAGAAGATCGTGCGGATCGGCTACAAGGAG GGTTTGGCGATTCTCAAGGCGTCGCTGCAGTCAAAGACCGTTCTCACCGACGTCTTCCTCGCCCACAAGGCCACAAGGCTCCATGATCGGCTGCCTAAATTAGGTTCACTGTTAAGTGCTCTTGTGGCTGTGCTTGGTGTTCTTCTCTTATGCAATGCTGGATATGAGTTCCTCCCGCAACTGATCATTAATTAA